One Peribacillus simplex NBRC 15720 = DSM 1321 genomic region harbors:
- the bshA gene encoding N-acetyl-alpha-D-glucosaminyl L-malate synthase BshA, whose translation MKLKIGITCYPTVGGSGVVATELGKMLAEKGHEIHFISSSIPFRLNKMYCNIFYHQVEVNSYSVFQYPPYDLALASKIADVVKREKLDILHVHYAIPHAVCAILAKQMSGNEVKIVTTLHGTDITVLGHDPSLTNLIKFGIEQSDVVTGVSNSLVQQTHELIAPDKVIKTVYNFIDERDYHKSDSDYLKDEYGISEDEKVIIHVSNFRSVKRVKDVIQAFYLTQKKMPAKLLLVGDGPEVTTVLKLAKDLGIDDLVLFLGKQDNLAELYSISDLIFLLSEKESFGLVLLEAMACGVPCIGTNIGGIPEVIVDGETGYICELGDVKMVAEKAIGLLSDPILHKRFSEAALERANTNFHSDTIMSEYEAIYIQALEGKSME comes from the coding sequence ATGAAATTAAAAATTGGAATTACCTGTTACCCTACAGTTGGGGGTTCTGGTGTCGTAGCAACTGAATTAGGTAAGATGCTTGCAGAAAAAGGACATGAAATACATTTCATTTCTTCAAGCATCCCTTTTCGTTTGAATAAGATGTACTGTAATATTTTTTATCACCAGGTTGAAGTGAACTCATATTCAGTCTTTCAATATCCACCATATGACCTGGCGCTTGCGAGCAAGATAGCTGATGTCGTAAAACGAGAGAAATTAGATATCCTTCACGTTCATTATGCAATTCCACATGCTGTTTGTGCGATCCTTGCAAAGCAGATGTCAGGTAATGAAGTAAAGATCGTAACCACACTGCATGGTACGGATATAACCGTATTAGGCCATGATCCCTCTTTGACCAATTTGATAAAATTCGGGATAGAGCAATCCGATGTCGTTACGGGAGTATCTAATTCCCTTGTTCAGCAAACGCACGAATTAATCGCGCCGGATAAGGTAATCAAAACAGTCTATAATTTTATTGATGAAAGAGATTACCATAAATCTGATTCCGATTACCTTAAGGATGAATACGGAATCAGTGAAGATGAAAAAGTGATCATACATGTTTCGAATTTCCGTTCGGTCAAGCGAGTGAAAGACGTCATCCAGGCGTTTTATTTAACTCAAAAGAAAATGCCAGCAAAGCTTCTACTCGTAGGAGACGGGCCTGAAGTGACAACCGTATTGAAATTGGCTAAAGATCTTGGAATCGATGATTTGGTCTTGTTTCTTGGTAAGCAGGATAACCTTGCCGAATTATATTCAATCAGTGATTTGATATTCCTGTTATCGGAAAAAGAGAGTTTCGGACTTGTGCTGCTCGAGGCGATGGCATGTGGAGTTCCTTGTATCGGGACGAATATCGGGGGAATTCCTGAAGTCATCGTTGATGGGGAGACCGGTTATATTTGTGAATTGGGAGATGTCAAAATGGTTGCTGAAAAAGCGATTGGACTTTTAAGCGACCCGATTTTACATAAACGCTTTTCTGAAGCTGCGCTGGAAAGGGCCAATACTAATTTTCACTCCGATACGATAATGTCAGAATATGAAGCCATCTACATTCAAGCACTTGAAGGTAAATCCATGGAATAG
- a CDS encoding CCA tRNA nucleotidyltransferase, translating to MDRLFLKSVPILELIEEAGYEAYFVGGSVRDYILGRPINDVDIATSATPQEIKRIFPNTADIGIDHGTVLVITDTDTYEITTFRTESGYSDFRRPDAVQFVRSLTEDLQRRDFTMNAMAMDKTGKIIDPFNGKCDLAEKRIITVGNPHERFHEDALRMMRALRFVSQLDFELDQETFDSLKENAQIISEIAVERILVEFEKLVAGSNKIRAFSLLLESGLYQYLPLFSSKKDHLMELLNLPLHQLKAAEIWSIIMIHTKDQEMEESLRAWKLPMKTIRNVQRTIQLVKKEPSVIDVFQAGHGVTVQAAKVRAALTGGNVSDAEENAHQRYNELIIKQMSDLAVTGTDLLNWQQEKPGPWVKEYLEKILEAVLNEELRNDKEEIKRWLVKCNLS from the coding sequence ATGGATCGGTTATTCTTAAAATCAGTACCCATTCTGGAATTGATTGAAGAAGCAGGATACGAGGCTTATTTCGTTGGCGGCTCTGTAAGGGATTATATCCTTGGCAGGCCCATAAACGATGTGGACATCGCTACTTCAGCAACACCCCAGGAAATCAAAAGGATTTTTCCTAATACGGCTGATATCGGGATCGACCACGGGACAGTGCTTGTCATTACGGATACGGATACATACGAAATTACAACGTTTAGAACGGAAAGCGGGTATTCGGACTTTCGCAGACCCGATGCTGTGCAATTTGTCCGTTCTTTGACTGAGGATTTGCAAAGAAGAGATTTCACGATGAATGCAATGGCAATGGATAAGACCGGAAAGATCATAGATCCATTTAATGGTAAGTGTGATTTGGCAGAAAAAAGGATTATCACGGTTGGCAACCCGCATGAAAGGTTTCATGAGGATGCATTGAGAATGATGCGTGCTTTAAGGTTCGTCAGTCAACTAGATTTTGAACTGGATCAAGAAACCTTTGATTCCCTTAAGGAGAACGCCCAGATCATCAGTGAAATCGCTGTCGAAAGGATCCTGGTTGAATTTGAGAAGCTAGTGGCCGGCTCCAATAAGATAAGGGCTTTCTCACTCTTGCTGGAAAGCGGATTATATCAATACCTGCCTCTATTCTCGAGTAAAAAAGATCATTTAATGGAATTGCTGAACCTGCCGCTTCATCAGCTAAAAGCGGCAGAAATATGGTCCATAATCATGATTCACACCAAGGATCAGGAAATGGAAGAATCTTTGAGGGCCTGGAAGCTGCCAATGAAAACTATAAGAAACGTTCAACGTACGATACAGCTAGTGAAGAAAGAACCATCAGTCATCGATGTATTTCAGGCAGGTCATGGCGTAACTGTACAAGCTGCTAAAGTCAGGGCGGCACTGACTGGCGGTAATGTATCGGATGCGGAGGAGAATGCACATCAACGCTACAATGAACTTATTATAAAACAAATGTCGGATCTTGCCGTTACGGGGACGGATTTATTGAATTGGCAACAAGAAAAGCCAGGTCCATGGGTCAAAGAATACTTGGAAAAAATATTGGAAGCTGTCTTGAATGAAGAATTAAGAAATGATAAAGAAGAAATAAAGAGGTGGCTGGTGAAATGCAATCTGAGTTAA
- a CDS encoding biotin--[acetyl-CoA-carboxylase] ligase, giving the protein MQSELRTKLMEALSKADGAFISGQEIAEYIGCSRTAVWKHIEDLRSEGYNVEAVRKKGYRILSAPEKVSESEIQLGLETKTIGKMIHYQETVESTQKIAHQLANEGVQEGTLVVAEEQLSGKGRLMRSWHSPKFSGIWMSLILRPKIPIHEAPQLTLLAAVAVAQAIEDTTDLKPQIKWPNDILVNRKKVVGILTEMQAESDRIHSVIIGIGMNINQQLEDFPEELQEKASSLLIESGGTVSRSKVIQRALFRLENLYELYLDQGFMPIKDLWESYAISLGQVIKASTVNDTIVGKALGITDSGVLLLEDGKGTVHSIYSADIEIQ; this is encoded by the coding sequence ATGCAATCTGAGTTAAGAACGAAGCTGATGGAAGCCCTCTCAAAAGCGGATGGTGCGTTTATATCCGGTCAGGAAATTGCTGAATACATTGGCTGTTCGCGCACAGCCGTCTGGAAGCATATAGAAGACCTGCGCAGTGAAGGTTATAATGTAGAAGCCGTTAGGAAAAAAGGCTATCGGATCTTATCAGCGCCTGAAAAAGTTTCCGAGAGCGAAATACAACTTGGCTTGGAAACAAAAACGATCGGCAAGATGATCCACTATCAGGAAACTGTAGAATCCACTCAAAAAATTGCGCATCAACTAGCAAATGAAGGCGTTCAGGAGGGAACCCTCGTCGTTGCCGAGGAGCAGTTATCCGGTAAAGGAAGGCTAATGAGATCTTGGCATTCCCCAAAATTCAGCGGCATATGGATGAGTCTCATCCTAAGACCGAAAATCCCGATTCATGAGGCTCCACAACTTACATTATTGGCCGCGGTCGCAGTTGCTCAGGCTATAGAGGATACCACTGATTTGAAGCCACAAATAAAGTGGCCGAATGATATTTTGGTGAATCGCAAGAAAGTGGTGGGCATCCTGACGGAGATGCAGGCGGAGTCTGATAGAATCCATTCTGTCATTATCGGAATTGGAATGAATATCAATCAGCAATTGGAGGATTTTCCTGAAGAACTGCAGGAAAAAGCGTCTTCCCTTCTCATAGAAAGTGGAGGGACGGTTTCAAGGTCCAAGGTCATACAACGAGCATTGTTTCGTCTGGAAAATTTGTACGAACTCTATTTAGATCAAGGCTTCATGCCAATAAAGGATTTATGGGAGAGTTATGCGATCAGTCTTGGTCAGGTTATCAAAGCCAGCACCGTTAATGACACGATTGTCGGAAAAGCATTAGGAATAACGGATTCAGGCGTTTTACTTCTTGAAGACGGAAAAGGAACCGTACATTCGATATATTCTGCAGATATCGAAATTCAGTAG
- the panB gene encoding 3-methyl-2-oxobutanoate hydroxymethyltransferase, whose translation MKLSGDFLKMKQHQEKIVMLTAYDYPSAKLAEQSGVDMILVGDSLGMVVLGYDSTIPVTVNDMIHHTKAVKRGAPDTFVVTDMPFMSYHLSMDETLKNAARIMQEGHADAVKLEGADDVVEKISALTKAGIPVVAHLGLTPQSVGVLGGYKVQGKDAESAAQLLEDARKCEAAGAMAVVFECVPYQVGELVTRNLGIPTIGIGAGAETDGQVLVYHDVIKYGVDRLAKFVKVYGDANELIGQSITSFVNEVKSKDFPSVEHTFTMKEEQLSELYGGKR comes from the coding sequence ATGAAATTGTCCGGAGATTTTTTGAAAATGAAACAACATCAAGAGAAAATTGTCATGCTGACGGCTTATGATTACCCGTCAGCAAAGTTAGCCGAACAATCAGGTGTAGACATGATTTTAGTCGGCGATTCTTTAGGAATGGTCGTATTGGGATATGACTCAACGATTCCAGTTACGGTGAATGACATGATCCATCATACAAAGGCAGTAAAACGCGGGGCACCAGATACTTTTGTCGTGACGGATATGCCCTTTATGAGCTATCACCTATCTATGGATGAAACGCTCAAGAATGCAGCCCGGATCATGCAGGAAGGTCATGCGGATGCCGTGAAGCTTGAGGGAGCGGATGATGTTGTTGAAAAAATATCAGCATTGACCAAGGCGGGCATCCCGGTTGTAGCCCATCTTGGCTTGACTCCTCAATCAGTCGGCGTTCTGGGCGGATATAAAGTGCAAGGAAAAGATGCCGAAAGTGCAGCACAGCTCTTGGAAGATGCGAGAAAGTGTGAAGCGGCGGGGGCGATGGCAGTAGTATTTGAATGTGTTCCATATCAAGTGGGGGAACTCGTCACACGGAACCTCGGAATTCCAACCATTGGAATTGGGGCAGGCGCAGAAACGGATGGACAAGTTCTCGTTTACCATGATGTTATCAAGTATGGGGTAGACCGGCTAGCGAAATTCGTAAAAGTTTATGGAGATGCAAATGAACTGATAGGCCAATCGATAACAAGTTTTGTGAATGAAGTGAAATCTAAAGATTTTCCGTCGGTAGAACATACTTTTACGATGAAGGAAGAGCAGCTTTCTGAACTTTACGGAGGGAAAAGATGA
- the panC gene encoding pantoate--beta-alanine ligase yields MKTFTSAADLQLALREEKNNHKSIGYVATMGFLHEGHATLLEKAREENDIVVLSIFVNPMQFGPNEDFETYPRDLERDENVAANGGVDYLFYPTVHEMYGEEPSVKVVVQSRTDVLCGRQRPGHFDGVATVLTKFFNIILPDRAYFGKKDAQQVAVIDGLIKDFNFPIQLVAVDTVREEDGLAKSSRNVNLSDQELMEAKELYQSLLKAKEAVESGERNAATVLALVSEHIAAHTSGVIDYIEVYQYPELKPLESLAGNVIIAMAVKFEHARLIDNITLYVE; encoded by the coding sequence ATGAAAACTTTTACATCAGCAGCTGATTTGCAACTGGCACTTAGAGAGGAAAAAAACAATCACAAAAGCATTGGCTATGTAGCGACAATGGGGTTTTTACATGAGGGGCATGCCACCCTTTTGGAAAAGGCGCGCGAAGAAAATGATATTGTGGTATTGAGTATTTTTGTGAATCCGATGCAATTTGGACCCAATGAGGATTTTGAAACATATCCGCGGGATTTGGAACGGGATGAAAATGTCGCAGCCAATGGCGGAGTGGATTATCTCTTCTATCCAACAGTCCACGAAATGTACGGTGAAGAACCATCTGTGAAAGTTGTTGTCCAAAGCAGGACGGATGTTTTATGCGGGAGGCAAAGGCCTGGACACTTTGATGGTGTAGCGACAGTCTTAACGAAATTCTTCAATATCATCCTTCCGGATAGAGCTTACTTTGGTAAGAAGGATGCACAGCAAGTCGCCGTGATAGATGGACTGATCAAAGACTTTAATTTCCCTATCCAGCTTGTTGCTGTAGATACCGTTCGCGAAGAAGATGGGTTAGCGAAGAGCTCGCGAAATGTTAACCTATCAGATCAAGAACTCATGGAGGCTAAAGAGCTGTACCAAAGTTTATTAAAGGCCAAAGAGGCGGTTGAATCAGGTGAAAGAAATGCAGCAACCGTCTTGGCCTTAGTAAGTGAACATATTGCTGCCCATACAAGCGGAGTGATCGACTATATTGAAGTCTATCAATACCCTGAACTTAAACCACTTGAATCGCTGGCAGGAAACGTCATCATTGCAATGGCTGTAAAGTTCGAGCATGCAAGACTAATTGATAATATCACCTTATATGTAGAATAA
- the panD gene encoding aspartate 1-decarboxylase → MFRTMMNGKIHRARVTEANLNYVGSITIDEDIIDAVGILPNEKVAIVNNNNGARLETYVIAGERGSGVVCLNGAAARLVQPDDIVIIISYVMVSEDKLGDHKPKVAIMDENNKIIDLISNEPAATIM, encoded by the coding sequence ATGTTTCGAACGATGATGAATGGAAAAATCCACCGTGCACGGGTAACTGAAGCTAATTTGAATTATGTAGGCAGTATTACGATTGATGAAGACATTATTGATGCGGTGGGTATTCTGCCTAATGAAAAAGTCGCCATCGTGAATAATAATAATGGTGCACGACTTGAAACGTATGTGATTGCGGGTGAACGGGGCAGCGGTGTCGTGTGTTTGAATGGAGCGGCAGCTAGACTGGTGCAGCCGGATGATATCGTGATAATCATTTCTTATGTAATGGTTTCAGAGGATAAACTGGGAGATCACAAACCAAAAGTTGCGATCATGGATGAAAACAACAAAATCATTGATTTGATTTCAAACGAACCTGCGGCTACAATCATGTAA
- the dinG gene encoding ATP-dependent DNA helicase DinG, whose translation MMQRYVVVDLETTGNSPKKGDRIIQFAGVVIENDQIVDEYSTFIHPGQEISLFIEELTGISNETVKNAPDFEDVAENIARLIEGACFVAHNVLFDLSFLQEELVRCGFEPFYGSTLDTVELAKILKPTSDGYKLHQLAKEENLDHSRPHQADSDAYATALLLLELKKKLMNLPVMTLKQLYRLSYSLQSEVSELIDACIASKLSKAEVHSPDLITYRGLAFKKAEEEDEHKDTESKFPLVDEEKIAMLQSAFPAFEARSGQLDMMNMIHHSFESSQDAIIEAGTGIGKSIGYLLPAVYFAKKHHKPVVVSTYTLQLQDQLLQNEVPKLKKILPFTFQAVLLKGRSNYLSLAKFERALREKEDNYETALTKMQILVWLTETVTGDKDELNLTSGGQLFWNRLQSDGLTYAGLKQPWLELDFFERAKRTAAKADIIITNHSFLMTDLLTEDALIPKKGYLILDEAHHLEQAASKQLGSRLNYISVKTFLNRLGTSDQKQLLYKLDRMLLNNGLTDVKSKHELDQKLSDFSYEFEQLFYYISNQSGKLSRSMSPKRLSFKIDDGRWGKAILVAERLVDLLGYIITELEKRLALLLNNESPLGKNSLFHLNDIEVLLGHLQDTRDSLHEFFIKPHEENIYWLDYTNAAPQHGVTLTVQPIAGSKRLWDSYFGRQKSVVMTSATLVVKDSFKYFKEQLGLENEPMQTASFPSPFPYKELVKVLVPNDLPDINCLSVEEFSETAANHIIAAAQAAKGRMMVLFTSHEMLRATYHSIKDSGVLDEFTLFAQGISGGSRMRLLRNFQNFEKAVLFGTTSLWEGVDIPGEDLSCLIIVRLPFSPPDEPVTAAKCQLLEKQGRNPFSAYSLPEALLRFRQGFGRLIRTPEDKGVLVILDRRIITAKYGPEFQKSIPEVDWHQASITEMAEMIEEWI comes from the coding sequence ATGATGCAACGATATGTAGTGGTCGATTTGGAAACAACAGGGAATTCTCCGAAAAAAGGAGATAGGATTATTCAATTTGCTGGAGTGGTCATCGAAAATGACCAAATTGTGGATGAATACTCGACATTCATCCACCCTGGACAGGAAATTTCCTTGTTTATTGAAGAATTGACCGGAATAAGCAACGAGACGGTAAAAAATGCACCTGACTTTGAAGATGTAGCAGAAAATATTGCCCGGCTTATAGAAGGGGCTTGTTTTGTTGCCCATAATGTTTTATTTGATTTATCTTTTTTACAGGAAGAACTAGTACGATGCGGGTTTGAGCCGTTTTATGGTTCCACCCTTGATACAGTAGAGTTAGCGAAAATATTAAAACCAACATCCGATGGATATAAGCTGCACCAGCTGGCTAAAGAAGAAAACCTAGATCATTCCAGGCCCCATCAAGCGGATAGTGATGCATATGCCACCGCTTTATTATTGTTGGAATTGAAAAAAAAGCTGATGAATCTTCCAGTCATGACACTTAAACAGTTATATCGATTATCTTATTCCTTACAAAGTGAGGTTTCCGAATTAATAGATGCTTGCATTGCAAGCAAACTTTCTAAAGCAGAAGTCCATTCACCTGATCTCATTACTTATAGGGGCCTTGCATTTAAAAAGGCCGAAGAAGAAGATGAACACAAAGATACGGAGTCGAAATTCCCGCTCGTTGATGAGGAAAAAATAGCCATGCTTCAAAGTGCATTCCCTGCCTTTGAAGCAAGAAGCGGACAACTTGATATGATGAACATGATTCACCATTCCTTCGAATCCAGCCAGGATGCAATCATTGAAGCTGGGACAGGTATTGGAAAATCCATAGGCTATCTGCTTCCGGCCGTTTATTTTGCAAAAAAGCATCATAAACCTGTCGTCGTTTCGACGTATACGCTTCAGCTACAGGATCAACTTCTTCAAAACGAGGTTCCTAAGCTTAAGAAAATCCTTCCATTCACCTTTCAAGCAGTTTTGCTAAAGGGGAGAAGTAATTATTTGAGCTTGGCAAAGTTCGAAAGGGCATTGCGTGAGAAGGAAGATAATTATGAAACGGCATTAACGAAAATGCAGATATTGGTTTGGCTTACTGAAACCGTAACAGGCGATAAAGATGAATTGAATCTTACAAGCGGCGGTCAGCTATTTTGGAATAGGCTTCAAAGTGATGGTCTTACATACGCCGGTTTAAAACAGCCCTGGCTTGAATTGGATTTTTTTGAACGGGCAAAAAGAACAGCTGCCAAGGCGGATATCATCATTACTAATCATTCATTTTTGATGACAGATCTGCTTACAGAAGACGCCTTGATTCCAAAAAAAGGGTACTTGATTCTCGATGAAGCACACCATTTGGAACAGGCAGCATCCAAACAGCTTGGGAGCAGGCTTAATTACATTTCGGTGAAGACGTTTTTGAACAGGCTAGGGACATCAGATCAAAAGCAATTATTATATAAATTGGACAGGATGCTCTTAAATAATGGACTGACGGATGTGAAGTCTAAGCATGAATTAGATCAAAAGCTTAGTGATTTTTCGTATGAATTCGAACAGCTTTTTTATTACATTTCCAATCAGTCAGGAAAACTTTCACGTTCCATGAGTCCGAAGCGGCTTTCATTCAAAATAGATGATGGAAGATGGGGTAAAGCGATTCTTGTTGCTGAGCGATTGGTGGATTTATTAGGATACATCATCACGGAGTTAGAGAAAAGATTGGCTCTTTTATTGAATAATGAGTCCCCCTTAGGAAAAAATTCATTATTTCACTTGAATGATATCGAGGTGCTGCTTGGACATTTACAGGATACCAGGGACTCCTTGCATGAATTTTTCATCAAGCCGCATGAGGAAAATATTTATTGGCTTGATTATACGAATGCAGCACCTCAGCATGGGGTGACTTTGACGGTTCAGCCGATTGCAGGAAGTAAACGGTTATGGGATTCCTATTTCGGGCGCCAGAAAAGTGTGGTCATGACATCGGCAACCCTCGTGGTGAAGGATTCTTTTAAGTATTTTAAAGAACAACTCGGTTTAGAGAATGAGCCAATGCAGACAGCAAGTTTTCCTTCACCCTTTCCTTATAAGGAACTCGTAAAGGTACTGGTTCCAAATGATCTACCAGATATTAATTGCTTATCGGTGGAGGAATTCTCCGAAACCGCGGCAAACCATATTATTGCAGCCGCTCAGGCAGCGAAAGGGAGGATGATGGTATTATTCACCTCGCATGAAATGCTGCGGGCAACCTATCATTCCATCAAAGACAGTGGCGTTCTGGATGAGTTCACCCTGTTTGCGCAAGGGATTTCTGGCGGAAGCCGGATGAGGCTGCTCAGGAATTTCCAAAACTTCGAGAAAGCCGTCCTGTTTGGGACAACCAGCCTATGGGAAGGCGTCGATATCCCAGGCGAGGATTTATCTTGTTTAATCATTGTCAGGCTGCCTTTTTCGCCACCGGATGAACCAGTGACAGCTGCAAAATGCCAACTTCTCGAGAAGCAAGGGCGTAATCCTTTCTCTGCGTATTCTTTACCTGAAGCCCTGTTAAGGTTTCGACAAGGATTCGGCAGGCTTATACGCACTCCAGAAGATAAAGGGGTATTGGTTATTCTTGATCGCCGCATCATCACTGCCAAATATGGACCTGAATTTCAGAAGTCCATTCCGGAAGTGGACTGGCACCAAGCCTCAATAACAGAAATGGCCGAAATGATAGAAGAGTGGATTTAA
- a CDS encoding YpmA family protein, translating into MESKIEVISTVRLQHSPDLYKIVDSLNRTLKKDDLMFGLALDSQDQEKAIFTIYRT; encoded by the coding sequence ATGGAAAGTAAAATCGAAGTAATTTCAACAGTCAGGTTGCAACATTCTCCTGATCTGTATAAAATTGTGGATTCTTTGAACCGAACATTGAAAAAAGATGATTTAATGTTCGGTCTGGCATTAGATTCCCAAGATCAAGAAAAAGCGATATTTACAATTTATCGTACATAG
- a CDS encoding DUF5590 domain-containing protein has translation MKKWLIIASILVLCFIGFVSGAYIKALQPKKEAGNEAFKKAKEEGGLVTMEEFYLYNGQDSYSVIIGKGEKGTKKIVWLPEDKKKEIVVENYKDGKSKKEILNIVKEKLNPQKIISVKLGMEKNVPLWEVTYLDESERFNYDYYDFKTGEWLKYYRSI, from the coding sequence TTGAAAAAATGGTTGATTATTGCTTCCATCCTAGTCCTTTGTTTTATCGGATTTGTCAGCGGGGCATATATTAAAGCGTTGCAGCCTAAAAAAGAGGCTGGTAATGAGGCTTTTAAAAAGGCGAAGGAAGAGGGCGGCCTTGTGACCATGGAAGAATTCTACCTTTATAATGGGCAGGATTCATACTCCGTCATCATTGGTAAGGGAGAAAAAGGGACTAAAAAAATAGTCTGGCTTCCTGAGGACAAGAAGAAAGAAATAGTAGTGGAAAACTATAAAGATGGTAAATCAAAAAAAGAGATCTTAAACATTGTCAAAGAAAAGCTTAATCCCCAAAAAATCATATCGGTTAAGCTAGGCATGGAAAAGAACGTTCCGCTTTGGGAAGTAACGTATCTTGATGAATCCGAGCGTTTTAACTATGACTATTATGATTTTAAAACTGGGGAATGGCTAAAGTATTATCGAAGCATTTAG
- a CDS encoding pyridoxal phosphate-dependent aminotransferase, with product MKLANRVQSLTPSTTLAITAKAKELKAQGLDIIGLGAGEPDYNTPKHIIDAALLSMNEGQTKYTPSAGLPKLKEAIAAKLKRDQGLEYKPSEILVGSGAKHALYTLFQAILDEEDEVIVPIPYWVSYPEQIKLADGKPVYVVGTEENQYKITKEQLEQAITEKTKAVIINSPSNPTGMLYSREELAAIGEVCLAHDILIVSDEIYEKLVYGNAKHTSIAEISPELKKQTIIINGVSKSHSMTGWRIGYAVGEESIIKAMTNLASHSTSNPTTTAQYGAIAAYEGTQEPVEEMRQAFEGRLNKIYDKLVEIPGFSCIKPQGAFYLFPNVKRAVELTGYSNVEDFTTALLEEAQVAVIPGSGFGAPDNIRLSYATSLELLEAAVERIHSFVKSKMA from the coding sequence ATGAAATTAGCGAACCGCGTTCAGTCATTAACGCCATCAACAACATTGGCCATCACGGCAAAAGCAAAGGAACTTAAGGCCCAAGGTCTAGATATAATTGGTTTGGGTGCTGGTGAACCAGACTATAATACGCCCAAACATATCATAGATGCAGCACTTCTATCCATGAATGAAGGTCAAACTAAATACACGCCATCCGCTGGTCTGCCGAAGCTAAAAGAAGCAATTGCGGCTAAATTGAAGCGTGATCAAGGCCTGGAATACAAACCGTCTGAAATTTTAGTTGGCTCAGGTGCAAAGCACGCGCTTTACACATTGTTTCAAGCTATCTTGGATGAAGAAGATGAAGTCATTGTTCCGATACCATATTGGGTGAGCTATCCTGAGCAAATCAAGCTTGCTGACGGAAAGCCAGTTTATGTAGTCGGTACGGAAGAAAATCAATATAAAATTACTAAAGAACAATTAGAACAAGCAATTACCGAAAAAACGAAAGCGGTTATCATCAACTCGCCAAGCAATCCAACGGGCATGCTTTATTCCAGGGAAGAATTGGCGGCTATCGGGGAAGTTTGCCTGGCTCATGATATCTTGATCGTTTCCGACGAAATTTACGAAAAATTGGTTTATGGAAATGCTAAACATACATCTATTGCAGAGATTTCACCTGAATTGAAAAAGCAAACGATCATCATCAATGGTGTTTCTAAATCGCATTCGATGACTGGCTGGAGAATTGGTTATGCAGTCGGTGAAGAGTCCATCATTAAAGCAATGACGAACCTTGCCAGCCATAGCACCTCCAACCCTACCACAACTGCTCAATATGGTGCGATTGCCGCTTATGAAGGTACTCAGGAGCCTGTTGAAGAAATGCGTCAGGCATTTGAAGGCCGTTTGAATAAGATATATGATAAATTGGTTGAAATTCCAGGCTTTAGCTGCATTAAACCACAAGGGGCATTTTATTTATTCCCGAACGTTAAACGTGCAGTTGAATTAACAGGGTACAGCAATGTCGAAGATTTTACGACTGCGTTACTGGAAGAAGCTCAAGTGGCTGTTATTCCAGGTTCAGGGTTTGGTGCACCTGATAACATCAGGCTCTCTTATGCGACTTCACTGGAGCTGCTGGAAGCAGCCGTTGAAAGAATACATTCATTCGTTAAATCAAAAATGGCATAA